A genomic segment from Triplophysa dalaica isolate WHDGS20190420 chromosome 22, ASM1584641v1, whole genome shotgun sequence encodes:
- the LOC130411974 gene encoding apolipoprotein L2-like yields the protein MSLQKLEEINDELQQGIKGLNSEFNKNHDTLKRKIKELKDVSKKLEDMHKSTTVGSLVGSSIGVTGGAIALVGLGLSFFTFGASLAVSAIGGAVGMAGGVTGATCNIINIFKQKKLRETIENIIKDFQKTINPMIQHLNTITNKIEELQQEGQKYSVLNKTIMTSVRSVKTFSSIGKFLTVLTATLGRTAAKAVRSLKVVGKITGTISTLFLALDVYSIYCDSVEISELNQPEKERKVDEIKSETLKFINEIKKTADQFQVTLDEIKSARDDIIRDLQFS from the exons ATGTCGCTGCA GAAACTGGAAGAGATTAATGATGAACTTCAACAAGGCATCAAGGGACTGAACTCAGAATTCAACAAAAACCATGACACTCTCAAGAGGAAAATAAAGGAGCTGAAAGACGTCTCCAAGAAACTTGAAGACATGCACAAAAGTACTACAGTGGGCAGTTTGGTCGGATCATCAATTGGAGTGACTGGAGGAGCCATAGCACTAGTGGGTCTGGGTTtatcatttttcacatttggTGCTTCTTTAGCTGTTTCTGCTATTGGTGGTGCTGTTGGAATGGCTGGAGGAGTTACAGGTGCAACATGTAACATCATTAACatctttaaacagaaaaaactaCGTGAGACTATTGAGAATATCATTAAAGATTTCCAGAAAACAATCAATCCAATGATTCAGCATCTGAATACAATTACTAACAAAATAGAAGAGCTTCAGCAGGAGGGGCAGAAGTATTCTGTgcttaataaaacaataatgacCAGTGTGAGATCAGTGAAAACCTTTTCCAGCATCGGAAAATTTTTAACTGTACTAACTGCTACACTTGGGAGAACAGCTGCAAAAGCTGTCAGAAGTCTTAAAGTGGTTGGGAAAATAACCGGCACAATCTCaactctctttctcgctcttgatgtttacagtatttattgtgATTCGGTAGAGATCTCTGAATTAAATCAACccgaaaaagagagaaaagtagatgaaatcaaatcagaaactttaaaatttattaatgaaattaaaaaaacagctgATCAGTTTCAGGTGACTCTAGATGAGATTAAAAGTGCCAGAGATGATATTATCAGAGATTTACAGTTCAGTTGA
- the LOC130412013 gene encoding uncharacterized protein LOC130412013: MLHISSTTFLLFGTGVLTVMCPAVTMKVSTGNNKVTIWCEHTIHVTGNLCWFKQTSDAVPILVVCMLYTESLQSVEPRYSNNFTKNHLIMQMCGKKTTLTIMDLNISDSGFYFCGAMEYNIQFFNGIRLEVKENHDMSRKNATENLKMDQMECPTPSENVFGSIFFSLTLLFGGIIICTLSILLILAIIRHHKQQRQGAECQAHQHNYEEQEFESVEYSAVHFSKKKSKSAEEHTDPFLVYTHAT, translated from the exons ATGCTACACATATCAAGTACAACTTTTTTGCTTTTTGGTACAG GTGTACTCACTGTTATGTGTCCAGCAGTCACTATGAAGGTTTCCACTGGAAATAATAAAGTTACTATTTGGTGTGAACATACTATTCATGTAACTGGAAatctgtgctggtttaagcagaCATCTGATGCTGTGCCCATTCTGGTTGTCTGCATGCTATACACGGAAAGTCTTCAAAGTGTAGAGCCGCGATATTCAAACAATTTCACAAAGAATCATCTGATCATGCAAATGTGTGGAAAAAAGACTACTTTAACAATAATGGATTTGAATATTTCTGATTCTGGCTTCTACTTTTGTGGAGCTATGGAATATAACATACAATTTTTCAATGGAATCAGGCTTGAAGTAAAAG AAAATCATGATATGTCAAGAAAAAATGCAACAGAGAACTTGAAAATGG aTCAGATGGAATGTCCTACGCCTAGTGAGAACGTTTTTGGAAGCATCTTTTTCAGCCTGACTCTCCTATTTGGTGGAATTATTATTTGTACCTTAAGTATTCTGCTCATTTTAGCTATTATCAGACATCACAAACAACAGAGACAAG GTGCAGAATGCCAAGCACATCAACATAATTATGAG gAGCAGGAGTTCGAGTCAGTAGAATATTCTGCTGTACACTTCTCCAAAAAGAAATCCAAGTCAGCAGAAGAACATACTGATCCATTTCTTGTGTATACTCATGCCACATGA